In the Leptospiraceae bacterium genome, one interval contains:
- a CDS encoding NAD(P)-dependent glycerol-3-phosphate dehydrogenase yields the protein MKIGIIGSGSFGTALGSLLADKGYEVLMWTRSKEQADSINSNHINAKYLPKYTLPEKLKASTDLEEVVKDKNLLLSVPPSHVLSSILRDIKNIIPEKIPIVSATKGIENDTLRLVSEIFETELPGKYHPYLSYISGPSFAKEIVSKVPTIVSIASKNEANAKNVQSIFSFTYFRTYWTPDVVGVEIGGALKNVIAIAAGVSDGLGFGQNTRAALITRGLHEITKMGIKKGADPLTFLGPSGMGDLVLTCCGEQSRNRTVGFELGKGRTLTDILNSMSEVAEGVKTTKSTYDLAKKMSLDMPITEEVYKMLYENKPPKDVVRDLMGRDLKREGVHH from the coding sequence ATGAAAATTGGAATTATTGGTTCCGGAAGTTTTGGCACTGCACTCGGCAGTTTATTGGCAGACAAGGGTTATGAAGTCTTGATGTGGACAAGATCCAAAGAGCAAGCTGATAGTATTAATTCTAACCATATAAACGCTAAATACCTCCCAAAATACACTCTTCCTGAAAAATTAAAAGCCTCTACCGATCTCGAAGAAGTCGTAAAAGACAAGAATTTACTTTTATCAGTTCCTCCTTCCCATGTTTTAAGTTCCATTCTACGAGACATAAAAAACATTATCCCTGAAAAGATCCCGATTGTGTCTGCGACCAAGGGAATAGAAAACGACACTCTGAGACTAGTTTCTGAAATATTTGAAACAGAATTACCAGGAAAATACCACCCTTATCTATCCTATATTTCCGGCCCCAGCTTTGCAAAAGAAATTGTAAGTAAAGTTCCAACTATCGTAAGCATTGCATCTAAGAATGAAGCCAATGCAAAAAATGTACAATCTATTTTTAGCTTTACTTACTTTAGAACGTATTGGACTCCCGATGTAGTAGGAGTTGAAATAGGTGGTGCTTTAAAAAACGTAATTGCAATAGCCGCGGGTGTGAGCGACGGACTTGGGTTTGGACAAAACACCAGAGCTGCCCTTATTACAAGAGGTCTTCACGAAATCACCAAGATGGGAATTAAAAAAGGGGCTGACCCTCTGACTTTTCTCGGACCTTCTGGAATGGGAGATTTGGTATTGACCTGTTGTGGAGAGCAATCCAGAAACAGAACAGTAGGTTTTGAATTAGGGAAGGGACGCACCCTCACCGATATATTAAACAGTATGAGTGAAGTTGCAGAGGGTGTAAAGACTACAAAGAGTACTTATGACCTTGCAAAAAAAATGAGTTTAGATATGCCGATTACAGAAGAAGTCTATAAAATGTTGTACGAAAATAAACCTCCAAAAGATGTAGTGAGAGATTTAATGGGTAGGGATCTAAAAAGAGAAGGAGTTCACCACTAA